GCATTCACACCCAGATCCTCCACTTCTCTTCGGATCTCCTCTCCCACAAATCCGGCGATAAAGCCCAGCGCCGTATTCTCGATCCCGAGATTCTGCAGTACAGTGGAGACATTGATTCCTTTTTCCACCCGGAAGCAAAAGCTCTTCCTTCGTCCGGTTGGTCAGCCCCAGCTGAAACTCCGGCACTGACACGATATAATCCAGGGACGGATTAAACGTTACCGTATAAATCATAAGGCTTCGTTCCTTTCTTCTCTTGATTCTGTTTTCATTATATAATCATCCTCAGCCAAAATCAATCAAACTAATTCACAAATATAAGCAGTTGTTTTTGTTGAATTTGACTATTTGTGGTTATTTTTAACTATTTTTGATTATTTTTACTTTCAAATCCAGTAATCTCCGTTTACAAAAAAGAGACCGCGCAACCGTCTCTTCCTGACGATCACACGGCCTCTCCTATATTTTCAGCCCAATGTTGATAATTTATACTTTTTAATAACTATTCTTCTCCGGCAGTTCTCGCATCGATTTCTTTCTGCTGCACATCCGCAGGTGCCTGCTCATAACGGGCAAACTCATAGGAATAGCTTCCTCTGCCGCCGGTCATGGAACGAAGCTCTGTGCAGTATCCGTATAACTCCATCATCGGCACATCTGCTTCCACGATCTGCCTGCCGCCTGACACCGGGGTCATACCAAGCACACGGCCGCGTCTCTTGTTCAGATCACCCATAACGTCTCCGGTATAGCTGTCCGGAACAGTCACCTTCAGAGATACAATAGGCTCCAGAAGCACCGGTGATGCTTCCATAAAACCTTTCTTAAATGCCTGGGAAGCAGCCGTCTTGAATGCCATCTCAGAGGAATCTACCGGATGATAGGAACCATCATAAAGCACTGCCTTCACACCCACAACCGGGTAGCCTGCCAGCGGTCCCTTCTGCACAGATTCCTGTACGCCCTTTTCCACTGCCGGGAAGTAGTTCTTCGGCACAGCGCCGCCTACCACGATCTGATCGAATACATACGTCGTATCCAGATCACCGGAGGGCTCGAAGGTCATCTTGACATGACCATACTGTCCATGTCCACCGGACTGTTTCTTATACTTGTATTCCACATCTGCTTTTTTGCGGATGGTCTCCCGGAATGCCACCTTCGGCTTGCTCAGTTCGATCTCAACTTTATATTTCTCCAGCAGTTTGCTCACTACCACATCCAGCTGCTGATCGCCCATACCATAGAGGAGCGTCTGACGGTTTTCAGAATCGTTCACACTCTTCAAGGTCAGATCCTCTTGCATCATCTTTGTCAGCGCCTGGGAAATCTTATCCTCATCTCCCTTATTCTTGGCGGTATAACGCTTGTATGTATAAGGTGTGGAGATCTCAGTCCTGCCGTAGCGCACCGGGGTCGCCTTGGTTGCCAGCGTGTCACCGGTTCTCGCTGCCATCAGCTTGGCAATGGCACCGATATCGCCTGCATGCAGTTCTTTCACCTCTTCCGGTTTGTTGCCTCTTAAGATGTAAAGCTTGCTGATCTTCTCTTCATTTTCCTTATCCACGTCATAAATCGTGTCGTCAGATTTGATCACGCCGGAACAGATCTTCATGAGGGAATATTTGCCGATGAACGGATCCACGATGGTCTTGAAAACGTAAGCGGATTTTGCCTTGGAGAAATCATAGTTTGCCTGGAAAATCTCATTGGTCTTCATGTTCACGCCTGCGCACGCTCTCTTGTCCGGACTGGGGAACAGCTCTACGATATCGTTCAGCAGATTATGGATATTACGCAGCTCTGTGCTTGATCCCATGGAAACCGGTACAATACTGCCATCATTCACATTAAAGGTCATGGCTGCACGGATCTCGCTGACAGAGAACTCATCCCCTGCGAAATACCGCTCCATAAATTCTTCACTTGTCTCGGCAACGGCGTCCATCATGGCTTCCCGGCAGATATCCAGGTTGTCACGGCAATAATCCGGGATGTCGCACTCTTCTCTCGTGCCGATTCCGGTAAATCTTCTTCCTGCCATTTTCATGACATTGATATAGCCTACAAACTTCTCGTTCTCACGGATGGGCTGATAAAACGGTGCGATCTTCTTGCCGTACAATTCTGTCAGACGTTCTACTACTGCGCGGAAGCTGGCATGATCCACATCCATCTCAGATACAAAGAACATTCTCGGCAGCTTGTATTTCTCACACAGTTCCCATGCCTTTTCGGTGCCCACTTCCACGCCGGCCTTACCGGATACAACGATGACTGCCGCATCCGCAGCTGCCACAGCTTCCTCAGCCTCACCCACAAAATCAAAATAGCCCGGCGTATCGAGAATGTTGATCTTATAATCCTTCCACTCAATGGGAACAACCGATGTGGTGATGGAAAACTTTCTCTTGATCTCTTCTTTATCATAATCACTGATGGTATTGCCATCTGTGACCTTACCTAATCTTGTAATATAACCGGACACGTAAGCCATTGCCTCTGTCAGGCTGGTCTTGCCGCTGCCACCGTGTCCCAGAAGTACCACATTGCGAATCTTGTCTGTCGTGTAAGTGTTCATAATGAATTCCTCCAATGCAATTTATTTCGTTACCCTATGTGTATATTCTACTAAAATTTTCGAAAATTTACAAGTATTTTATGTAAATATAACAACTTTATTTTTTCTTTTTTTGAATTCCTCTGTCTCTTTTGACAAAACCGCCGGATTTATCGGCATTTTCTCACACCTTTTCCTCATTTTCTCTGTTTTTTTATTTTTCTTCTTGACTTCAACGCGTTGAAGCATTATAGTAATTGACAGAGCATCTGTTACACGATACAATAGAAAATACGGAAAAAGAATGGAGAGTTACCTATGATTATTGTAATGAAACCCCACGCATCGAAAGAATCTGTAGATGCGGTTGTAAATGTTGTCAAATCCAAAGGCCTGTCCGCCCATCTGTCCACCGGTGAGGAAGTGACCATCATCGGCGTGGTGGGCGACAAGACCCGTCTGTCCGGACAGAATCTGGAGATCTTCCCGGAAGTGGACAAGATCGTGGCCGTCACCGAGTCCTACAAGCTGACGAACAGGAAATTCCATCCGGAGCCCACCCGGGTCAAGGTGAAGAACACGGAGATCGGCCCGGACACCCTGACCATCATGGCAGGCCCCTGCGCCATCGAATCCAGAGACCAGCTCATCAACACCGCCATGGCCGTGAAGGAAGCCGGTGCCACCATCCTGCGCGGCGGCGCTTACAAGCCCCGCACCTCCCCCTACTCTTTCCAGGGGCTGGAGGAAGAAGGACTGAAATACATGAAAGAAGCCGGAGAGATCACCGGTCTTGCCACCATCTGTGAGGTCATCGGCACCGAATCCATCAACGCCGCTGTGAAATACGTGGACATGATCCAGATCGGTACGAGAAACATGCAGAACTTCAACCTGTTAAAAGAAGCCGGCCAGTCCGGGCTTCCGGTCATGTTAAAGCGCGGCATGTCCGCCACCATCGATGAGTGGCTCAACGCGGCAGAATACATTGTGGCAGAGGGCAATCCCAACGTGGTGCTGTGCGAGCGCGGCATCCGTACCTTTGAGACATCCACGAGAAACACGCTGGATATCAGTGCCGTACCGGTACTCCGGGCCAGAACCCACCTGCCCATCCTCGTAGACCCCAGCCACGCCTCCGGTGTGCGCAGCTACATTGCACCCCTGTCCCGGGCAGCCATTGCCTGCGGGGCGGACGGTCTCATGATCGAGGTGCACAACAACCCGGCCTGCGCCCTGTCCGACGGCCCCCAGTCTCTGACCCATGAGCAGTTCGCCGCTCTGACCGAGGAGCTGCGCCCTTACGCAAAACTGGCAGGAAGGAACTTTTGAATGAGATTTCATCATATTGGTTTTATCGGGCTGGGGCTCATCGGCGGCTCCATTGCCCGGGCCATCCGCAAGTTTTACCCTGATATGGCCATCACCGCCTTTGATACGAACCCGGACAATCTGACACAGTCACTGTCCGAGGGCGTTATCACCACTGCCTGCAACCGTACGGAAGACGGTTTTGCCCCGGCATTCTCCTCCTGTGATCTCGTTTTTTTGTGTACACCGGTGGATTACAACAACACCTGTCTGGCACAACTGGCCGACGTGTTAAAGCCTGACGCCATTCTTACTGATGTAGGAAGTGTCAAGACCCCCATCCACGAGGCGGCACTGCAGCTTGGGCTTACCAACCGTTTTATCGGTGGCCACCCTATGGCAGGATCGGAGAAAAGCGGCTACCGCCATTCCTCCGATCACCTCATCGAAAATGCTTACTATATTCTCACGCCCGAAGCCGATGTGCCCCTGGATGTGGTGGAGGATATGGAACAGCTGGTAGCCTCTCTGGGTGCTATTCCCTTCACCATCAAAGCAGAGGAACATGATCACATTGTGGCGGCAGTCAGCCATCTGCCCCACCTCATTGCCGCAGGGCTGGTGAACGTGGTACGCGATGCCGATTCCCCCGATGAGAAAATGAAGACCATCGCGGCAGGCGGCTTCAAAGATATCACCCGAATCGCCTCCTCCTCCCCTGTCATGTGGCAGCAGATCTGCGCATTAAACGGCGGCCCCATCGAAGAAATGCTGGATCGCTATATCCGGTACATGACGAATATCCGAGAAATGATACATGCACACAATACGCAGGGGATCTACGATCTGTTTGAGACATCCAGGGACTACAGGGATTCCATTCCAGGGAGCTCCGCAGGCCCCATCAAGAAAGCCTTCGCCCTGTATTGTGATATCATTGACGAGGCGGGCGGAATCGCAGCCATTGCCACCATCCTGGCAGCCAACCGCATCAGCATCAAAAATATCGGCATCATTCACAACCGTTCCTTTGAGGAAGGGGTACTGCGCATTGAATTTTATGAGCAGGAAGCCTGCGCCGGTGCCGTGCTTCTGCTGAAAAAATACCGCTACATCGTGTACGAGGCCTGACGGCTTCCCGGTGTCGCCAGACATCCAGACAAAGGAGTATTGCTATATGAAGATTACAAAAGCATCCGGACTTTCCGGAGAAGTAATGATCCCGGGAGACAAATCCATCTCCCACCGGGCAGTGATGTTCGGCGCCCTGGGAGAGGGACTGACCGAAGTCACTCATTTTCTCCAGGGTGCCGACTGCCTGTCTACCATCGAGTGCTTCCGCCGGATGGGCATTGCCATCCGCAACGAGGGAGACCGGGTGCTCGTGGAAGGCAAAGGCCTTCACGGCCTGTCCGCCCCTTCCCTGACACTGGATGTGGGCAACAGCGGAACGACCACCCGGCTGATCTCCGGTATTCTGGCCGGACAACACTTCTCTTCTGTGCTGGACGGGGACGATTCCATCCGCACCCGCCCCATGAAACGGATCATGGAGCCCCTGACACAGATGGGCGCGGATATCCGCAGCCAACAGGATAACGGCTGCGCCCCCTTCTCATCAACGGCCGTCCCCTGCACGGCATCCATTACACCTCAAAGGTGGCTTCCGCCCAGGTGAAGTCCTGTATCCTGCTGGCGGGCATGTATGCGGATGCTCCTACCAGCGTCACCGAGCCTTCCGTTTCCCGGAATCACTCGGAGCTCATGCTGAACTACTTTGGCGCTCAGGTGGATACCAGCGGCACCACCGCCACCATCCAGCCGGAGCCTCATCTCATCGGACAGAAAGTAGAAGTGCCCGGAGATATCTCT
Above is a window of Oscillospiraceae bacterium NTUH-002-81 DNA encoding:
- a CDS encoding elongation factor G, with the translated sequence MNTYTTDKIRNVVLLGHGGSGKTSLTEAMAYVSGYITRLGKVTDGNTISDYDKEEIKRKFSITTSVVPIEWKDYKINILDTPGYFDFVGEAEEAVAAADAAVIVVSGKAGVEVGTEKAWELCEKYKLPRMFFVSEMDVDHASFRAVVERLTELYGKKIAPFYQPIRENEKFVGYINVMKMAGRRFTGIGTREECDIPDYCRDNLDICREAMMDAVAETSEEFMERYFAGDEFSVSEIRAAMTFNVNDGSIVPVSMGSSTELRNIHNLLNDIVELFPSPDKRACAGVNMKTNEIFQANYDFSKAKSAYVFKTIVDPFIGKYSLMKICSGVIKSDDTIYDVDKENEEKISKLYILRGNKPEEVKELHAGDIGAIAKLMAARTGDTLATKATPVRYGRTEISTPYTYKRYTAKNKGDEDKISQALTKMMQEDLTLKSVNDSENRQTLLYGMGDQQLDVVVSKLLEKYKVEIELSKPKVAFRETIRKKADVEYKYKKQSGGHGQYGHVKMTFEPSGDLDTTYVFDQIVVGGAVPKNYFPAVEKGVQESVQKGPLAGYPVVGVKAVLYDGSYHPVDSSEMAFKTAASQAFKKGFMEASPVLLEPIVSLKVTVPDSYTGDVMGDLNKRRGRVLGMTPVSGGRQIVEADVPMMELYGYCTELRSMTGGRGSYSYEFARYEQAPADVQQKEIDARTAGEE
- the aroF gene encoding 3-deoxy-7-phosphoheptulonate synthase produces the protein MIIVMKPHASKESVDAVVNVVKSKGLSAHLSTGEEVTIIGVVGDKTRLSGQNLEIFPEVDKIVAVTESYKLTNRKFHPEPTRVKVKNTEIGPDTLTIMAGPCAIESRDQLINTAMAVKEAGATILRGGAYKPRTSPYSFQGLEEEGLKYMKEAGEITGLATICEVIGTESINAAVKYVDMIQIGTRNMQNFNLLKEAGQSGLPVMLKRGMSATIDEWLNAAEYIVAEGNPNVVLCERGIRTFETSTRNTLDISAVPVLRARTHLPILVDPSHASGVRSYIAPLSRAAIACGADGLMIEVHNNPACALSDGPQSLTHEQFAALTEELRPYAKLAGRNF
- a CDS encoding prephenate dehydrogenase, with protein sequence MRFHHIGFIGLGLIGGSIARAIRKFYPDMAITAFDTNPDNLTQSLSEGVITTACNRTEDGFAPAFSSCDLVFLCTPVDYNNTCLAQLADVLKPDAILTDVGSVKTPIHEAALQLGLTNRFIGGHPMAGSEKSGYRHSSDHLIENAYYILTPEADVPLDVVEDMEQLVASLGAIPFTIKAEEHDHIVAAVSHLPHLIAAGLVNVVRDADSPDEKMKTIAAGGFKDITRIASSSPVMWQQICALNGGPIEEMLDRYIRYMTNIREMIHAHNTQGIYDLFETSRDYRDSIPGSSAGPIKKAFALYCDIIDEAGGIAAIATILAANRISIKNIGIIHNRSFEEGVLRIEFYEQEACAGAVLLLKKYRYIVYEA